From a single Bemisia tabaci chromosome 10, PGI_BMITA_v3 genomic region:
- the LOC109038372 gene encoding haloacid dehalogenase-like hydrolase domain-containing 5: MASLALCRQAFRGCRKSTLSKVPDNCQLLISCRNFSTAKKPSFGLLFDIDGVLVRGKRVLPFAPECFKKLIDPKTKKFRIPTVFVTNAGNGLCKSKAEQLSNWLEVEVTEDRVVMAHTPFKVFEEFHDKVVLVSGQGPLNEIATNLGFKKIVTIDDLRKAYPQLDAVDHKRRASMTEKIDPNFPAVEVVFLLGEPVRWETTLQLVIDLLLTNGVPRKLPDELPYPHIPVLACNMDLQWMAEAAIPRFGHGAFLLCLESLYHKITGKQLIYNTLLGKPSEITYQYAHKLLLEQAKDLGVERMNHIYCIGDNVNTDIYGANLYNEFLTSLRDRKPNKRVQDMILAKDKFDSSTLVKSIDSCHSILVKTGVFSNEILKDSPDHSQRDFLMIGDHLREAHSVIDNVNIAIDEIFRRENFS; encoded by the exons ATGGCATCCCTAGCACTGTGCAGACAAGCATTTCGTGGGTGTCGCAAATCCACTCTTTCTAAGGTTCCTGACAACTGTCAACTTCTTATCAGCTGCAGAAATTTCAGCACTGCTAAA AAGCCATCTTTTGGACTCCTTTTTGATATCGATGGAGTCTTGGTCAGAGGAAAGCGGGTACTGCCCTTTGCACCAGAATGCTTCAAGAAGCTCATCGATCCGAAAACAAAGAAATTCCGTATCCCGACCGTTTTTGTCACCAATGCAGGGAACGGATTATGCAAATCAAAGGCAGAACAGCTGTCAAATTGGTTAGAAGTAGAG GTAACAGAAGACAGAGTTGTAATGGCACATACCCCATTCAAAGTTTTCGAAGAATTTCATGATAAAGTTGTTTTGGTGTCCGGCCAAGGTCCACTAAATGAAATTGCAACAAACTTGggtttcaagaaaattgtcaCAATTGATGACCTAAGGAAAGCATATCCTCAGTTGGATGCTGTTGATCATAAACGAAGAGCTTCCATG ACCGAAAAAATTGACCCCAATTTTCCTGCCGTTGAAGTGGTATTTTTACTCGGAGAGCCAGTGAGATGGGAAACAACACTGCAACTAGTCATCGATCTTCTCTTAACAAATGGCGTGCCACGCAAGTTACCAGATGAGTTACCATATCCTCACATACCTGTATTAGCTTGTAACATGGATTTGCAATGGATGGCCGAAGCTGCAATACCTCG GTTTGGACATGGAGCATTTTTATTGTGTCTGGAAAGTCTGTATCACAAAATCACTGGAAAGCAATTGATCTACAACACGCTCCTGGGAAAGCCAAGCGAGATCACGTATCAGTATGCTCATAAGTTACTCTTAGAACAAGCCAAAGACCTTGGTGTAGAACGGATGAATCATATATATTGTATAGG AGATAACGTCAATACGGACATTTATGGTGCAAATTTATACAATGAATTCCTGACAAGTTTAAGGGACAGGAAGCCAAACAAAAGAGTTCAAGACATGATTTTAGCCAAAGATAAATTTGACTCTAGTACTCTTGTCAAATCAATTGATTCCTGCCACAGTATTCTAGTGAAA ACTGGTGTTTTCTCCAATGAAATCTTGAAAGACTCACCAGATCATTCGCAGCGTGATTTCTTAATGATCGGTGATCATTTAAGGGAAGCACACTCTGTCATCGACAACGTCAACATTGCAATCGATGAGATCTTCCGGCGTGAAAACTTCAGTTAA